Part of the Pyrobaculum calidifontis JCM 11548 genome, GAATTTGCCAACACTTCTTTTACAACGGCCGTAGTTACCGTGGTGGAGCCGCTACTGTCGTAGTCCATTCCTATCAGGTTGTTAAACGCTTGGAAGAACACGGGGTTTGAAAATCTCTCCACAACGCCGTCTGGGCCATATAGGTCGTACATTATGCGCAACGTGAGCCTGGCCAATTTTCTCATTCTGTCAAACAGCCACGGCGGGACGTGGCCCGTGTGAAGAGGCAAATCGGCAACGCCAGTTGGCCTCACAACTTTGTATTTATTCATGCATATAAATTCCTGATTCAACGATGCCGTGACCGTGTTTAAGGCGTACGATATTAGGGGCGTTGTAGATGTTGAACTGACGATGGACCTCGTAGAGAAGATCGGCTTCGCCATTACAAAGTTCTTCCAAGGAAGCGACATAGTCGTGGGGATGGACGTGAGGACGCACTCGTTTAGAATTGTAGAGGCTTTGTCGAGAGGACTCACCGCTGGAGGAGACGTCGTCTTTCTCGGCACATCAACTACTCCTATGACGCACTACGCCTCCTACACGTTGGGCAAACCGGCCGTCATGATAACGGCCTCGCACAACCCGCCAGAGTACAACGGCCTAAAGATAATGAGGCCCGGCGGACTAGATCTTGAAAGCCACGAAATCCAACAGTTAGCCGCTTTACTGGAGCCTCCGCCAGAGAGGAGAAAAGGCGTAATCTATGTATACGACGCACTTACAAAATACACAGACGAATTAGCTAAGAGGTTCGGAAGGATAGACATGTCTATAGGATTTGACCCGGCCAATGCGGCCGGAGTTATACTCAAGCCACTTCTCAAGGCGACTTTTAAAAACGTCGTTGCCATAAACGACTACCCAGATGGACGCTTCCCCGCCCATCCCCCCGACCCCGAGAAGGCCGAGAATTTAAAACAGCTACAGGAACTAGTGCTGTCTCACAAGTTAGACGCGGGCGTGGCTTTAGACGGCGACTGTGACCGAGTGGGAATAGTCACGGCTAGCGGCAAAATCTTTAGGCCTGAAAAAATGGTCTATGCGCTTCTCAACTATTACGCGAGACCGGGAGATGTGGTAGTGCTAGACGTCACTATGCCTCTCTACTTGGAAAAAGTGGCAGAGGAAAGGGGGGTCAAAATTGTGCGACAGAGGGTAGGCCACAGCTTTCAAAAGCCCACGGCCCTGCGCGTCAACGCGCTGTTCTGGGCTGAGTATAGTGGACACGTGGGGTTTAGAGACCACCACTATTTCGACGACGGCATCTACGCGGCGCTCCGCCTGTTTACAATTTTAACAGAGGCCGGAGTTACGCTCGACAAAGTAATAGAAGAGGCCCCAAAGGTGTACGAGGAGAGACTCGACATAAGAACACAAAACCCCAGAGCAGCCGTGGAAAAGGCCAAAGAAAGAGCCAAGGGGTTTGAAATATACGAACTAGACGGCTTAGACATACGGACAAGGGATGGCAGACTGCTAATTAGGCCCAGCAACACGGAGCCCGTGGTGAGGGTTAAGATAGAGGCCGAGAACAGGGAGGGCCTAGAGAAACTGAGACATTTGCTCTCTCAGCTTATCTCATAAAGCATTTGCGGCTTCCCGTATATGAAATACGATGGTCTTTGCGCAAGAGCGGCCCCCAGTATGATAACTGCATAGGGTATACAGACCGACTCTGCACACACAGAGTTGCCAAAAGAGACCTTTGGCACTTTGAGATGCCTTAAGAGGTCTGTCTCCTCATGCGTTATCTTCACCTTCAACTCCTTTACGCTGTTTAGACGCTTTACCTCGTCTAAGACTTTGCGCAACGTAGTCCCATCACATGGACATATCACGACGTCTTCTAACTCGTCGAGTTGGGGCCAGTAGGAGGCCCAGTGTGGCACGTCGATGACGTTAGGCTCCACGTAGCGCCCAGTGCCGTCCGTGCCTTTCTCTAAGCGGTTGCCGAGGTTATAAAGCCAGTTAGCCTCTACAGCAAGTCTGACTAGGAATTTATCTAGCGCATCTTTCACTCGCCCCGCATCTTCTAACCCGTCCTTTGAAGCTATGTACATAGCCAAAAGCCTCCCCTGGTCAACCACGTGGCCATCTTTCACAGCCCCGTATAGGTGCCCAACGGCGTAAACGTTGCCCCCGCCCACCGCCCTCCCCGACTCGTCTACTGACAGAAGTTCGCCGTAGACAGATCTCCTAGGCACAAGAGAGTTGAGCTCAAAACTGTAAAAGACGCGGTACCCCATCTTCATGGGGACGTACGGATTCACCATTCTAACAGCGGACACTATCAGATCGACCTTCATCTCCCCTTCCTCCTCCTTTCCTCTCACTGTTTTTACCCGGTACTTCAACGCCCCGCTCTTATACCCCGTCAGCCTTGCCGATGTGATAATGGGAAAGTCCAACCTCGACTTAACCTCCTCGTAATACTTAACGTCGCGTAGATATGCGGAGTTGTCCATAACAACTACGTTGTTGCCACGGCGTCTTAAT contains:
- a CDS encoding phosphomannomutase/phosphoglucomutase → MTVFKAYDIRGVVDVELTMDLVEKIGFAITKFFQGSDIVVGMDVRTHSFRIVEALSRGLTAGGDVVFLGTSTTPMTHYASYTLGKPAVMITASHNPPEYNGLKIMRPGGLDLESHEIQQLAALLEPPPERRKGVIYVYDALTKYTDELAKRFGRIDMSIGFDPANAAGVILKPLLKATFKNVVAINDYPDGRFPAHPPDPEKAENLKQLQELVLSHKLDAGVALDGDCDRVGIVTASGKIFRPEKMVYALLNYYARPGDVVVLDVTMPLYLEKVAEERGVKIVRQRVGHSFQKPTALRVNALFWAEYSGHVGFRDHHYFDDGIYAALRLFTILTEAGVTLDKVIEEAPKVYEERLDIRTQNPRAAVEKAKERAKGFEIYELDGLDIRTRDGRLLIRPSNTEPVVRVKIEAENREGLEKLRHLLSQLIS
- a CDS encoding FAD-dependent oxidoreductase gives rise to the protein MACKSAIQCVPQATREEELNVDVLIVGGSVGGIVAALELKKYGYSPKIVHTGPLGGHRVLVDPSQEIQAIVARANELDVEAGFFDGSYVYTNGVRYKVKYKHLILATGGADVPITFPGSTKVPQKTAEEVLQDPPNGLNVVVWGSSEWGLKTAIALRRRGNNVVVMDNSAYLRDVKYYEEVKSRLDFPIITSARLTGYKSGALKYRVKTVRGKEEEGEMKVDLIVSAVRMVNPYVPMKMGYRVFYSFELNSLVPRRSVYGELLSVDESGRAVGGGNVYAVGHLYGAVKDGHVVDQGRLLAMYIASKDGLEDAGRVKDALDKFLVRLAVEANWLYNLGNRLEKGTDGTGRYVEPNVIDVPHWASYWPQLDELEDVVICPCDGTTLRKVLDEVKRLNSVKELKVKITHEETDLLRHLKVPKVSFGNSVCAESVCIPYAVIILGAALAQRPSYFIYGKPQMLYEIS